A DNA window from Flavobacterium sp. contains the following coding sequences:
- a CDS encoding phytoene/squalene synthase family protein, with translation MKSLFDAVSFKCSKLVTKNYSSSFSIAVKMLSPSIRDAIYSIYGFVRFADEIVDSFHDYEKEYLIDDFEKEYYKAMELGISLNPILNSFQHTVKEYNISDDLIQAFLRSMKLDLIKSTYSTQTEYADYIYGSADVVGLMCLKVFVSGKEHKYEQLKDEAMRLGSAFQKVNFLRDLKDDSTILNRAYFPGINLDNFNEDSKSQIIEEIEEDFRIAYQGIVKLPIEAKFGVYTAYVYYRKLLKKLKNTPSHKIGNSRIRVSNYTKAGLLAQSFVTYKLKLV, from the coding sequence ATGAAATCACTATTCGACGCCGTTTCTTTCAAATGCAGTAAGCTGGTTACCAAAAACTACAGCTCTTCGTTTTCTATCGCTGTAAAAATGCTGTCACCAAGTATACGCGACGCTATTTACAGTATTTATGGTTTTGTTCGTTTTGCTGACGAAATCGTAGATTCATTTCACGATTATGAAAAAGAATATCTTATCGATGATTTCGAAAAAGAATATTACAAAGCAATGGAATTGGGAATCAGCCTAAATCCTATTTTAAACTCTTTTCAGCATACCGTTAAAGAATATAATATTAGCGACGATCTTATTCAGGCTTTTTTAAGAAGCATGAAACTTGATCTTATAAAATCTACTTACAGCACCCAAACAGAATATGCCGATTATATCTACGGTTCTGCCGATGTTGTGGGTTTAATGTGTCTAAAAGTTTTTGTTTCCGGAAAAGAACATAAATATGAACAGCTAAAAGACGAAGCCATGCGTTTAGGATCTGCTTTTCAGAAAGTTAATTTTCTGAGAGATTTAAAAGACGACAGTACGATTTTAAACCGGGCATATTTTCCGGGAATTAATCTGGATAATTTCAATGAAGATTCTAAATCGCAAATCATTGAAGAAATTGAAGAAGATTTCAGAATTGCGTATCAGGGAATTGTAAAATTACCAATCGAAGCTAAATTTGGAGTTTACACGGCTTATGTTTATTACAGAAAACTATTGAAAAAACTAAAAAATACACCGTCTCACAAAATTGGAAATTCAAGGATACGGGTTTCGAATTATACAAAAGCCGGACTTTTAGCGCAGTCTTTTGTGACTTATAAATTGAAGCTGGTTTGA
- a CDS encoding tetratricopeptide repeat protein produces the protein MKNLLLLSFIMISFSSWSQTSEIYFNKAFNKASAGNYKSAIADYTKAIKMRPKFVEAYQNRGVAKYKLNDLKGAMADFDKTIELDNMNADAFTGRANVNFMLLKYKEAIEDCTSSLGLNPRDYVAYNLRGLAYNKIGNKTNSCSDFTKAIELGSQSAIKNRSTFCK, from the coding sequence ATGAAAAACCTACTATTATTATCATTTATTATGATAAGCTTTTCGTCGTGGTCACAAACCTCGGAAATTTATTTTAACAAAGCTTTTAATAAAGCTTCAGCCGGAAATTACAAAAGTGCAATTGCTGATTACACAAAAGCCATCAAAATGCGTCCTAAGTTTGTCGAAGCCTATCAAAATCGAGGTGTCGCAAAATATAAACTCAACGACTTAAAAGGCGCTATGGCTGATTTTGACAAAACCATCGAATTAGACAACATGAATGCCGATGCCTTTACCGGACGCGCCAATGTAAACTTCATGCTCTTAAAATACAAAGAAGCTATTGAAGACTGTACCTCATCACTTGGCTTAAACCCAAGAGATTATGTTGCTTACAATTTAAGAGGTTTAGCTTATAATAAAATTGGCAACAAAACAAATTCGTGCAGCGATTTTACAAAAGCAATTGAATTAGGAAGTCAAAGTGCCATAAAAAACAGAAGCACTTTTTGTAAATAA
- a CDS encoding SRPBCC family protein — MKLYKIATVQYVNASVEDCWDFFSSPKNLQTITLDNMNFEIKDFDEKRMYHGQIITYTLRPLLGIKISWVTEITACKENQYFIDVQRFGPYKLWHHKHFFERTPDGGTKMTDIVHYALPLGILGRLMNRLVVKNKLKTIFDFRYNKIEELFNSKPQPKIIKINAEQKSI, encoded by the coding sequence ATGAAATTATATAAAATAGCAACCGTTCAGTATGTAAATGCCAGCGTTGAAGACTGCTGGGATTTTTTCTCAAGTCCAAAAAATCTTCAGACGATTACACTCGACAATATGAATTTTGAGATTAAAGATTTTGATGAAAAACGAATGTATCACGGACAAATTATAACGTATACTTTAAGACCGCTTTTGGGAATCAAGATTTCGTGGGTTACGGAAATAACGGCCTGCAAAGAAAATCAGTATTTTATAGATGTTCAGCGTTTTGGCCCTTATAAACTTTGGCACCACAAACATTTTTTTGAGAGAACTCCAGACGGCGGAACTAAAATGACAGACATTGTACACTACGCTTTACCACTTGGAATCCTTGGACGTTTAATGAATAGATTGGTTGTAAAAAATAAACTGAAAACCATTTTTGATTTCCGTTACAACAAAATTGAAGAATTATTCAACTCCAAACCACAGCCTAAGATTATAAAAATCAACGCTGAGCAGAAAAGCATATAA
- the crtI gene encoding phytoene desaturase family protein, which yields MTKTIAIIGSGFSSLAASCYLAQQGNKVTIFEKNQTIGGRARQFKKDGFTFDMGPSWYWMPDVFERFFQDFNKKTSDYYELVKLNPAYRVYFGINDFISIFDNLEEIKNTFEEIEKGSGQKLETFINQAKSNYDIAIKELVYRPGVSPFELITKETALKLNQFLGNVSADIRRKFKNKKLIQILEFPVLFLGAKPAKTPSFYNFMNYADFGLGTWHPKTGMFDVIRGIEKLALELGVTIKTNSPIEKIIVEDKTAKGIIINGEIIKADIILSGADYQHTETLLEKEHRTYSDKYWESRIFAPSSLLFFIGFNKKIENISHHALFFDTDFNQHAVDIYDNPKWPAEPLFYANFPSKTDLTAAPEGMETGFFLIPLAPGIEDNEALREAYFEKIITRFERLTQQEIRNNIIFKESFCKNDFVADYNAYKGNAYGMANTLLQTAFLRPKLKSKKVRNLYFTGQLTVPGPGVPPALISGKLAAELIQKSLRS from the coding sequence ATGACAAAGACAATAGCAATAATAGGTTCAGGCTTTTCATCGTTAGCCGCTTCATGTTACTTGGCTCAGCAAGGAAACAAGGTCACTATTTTTGAAAAAAATCAAACCATTGGCGGTCGCGCCAGACAATTCAAAAAAGATGGTTTTACCTTCGATATGGGGCCAAGCTGGTACTGGATGCCCGATGTTTTTGAGCGTTTTTTTCAGGATTTCAACAAAAAAACTTCTGATTATTATGAGCTTGTAAAACTGAATCCCGCTTATCGGGTTTATTTCGGTATAAATGATTTCATCAGCATTTTTGATAATCTCGAAGAAATAAAAAATACATTTGAAGAAATTGAAAAAGGAAGCGGTCAAAAGCTGGAAACCTTTATCAACCAAGCCAAAAGCAATTATGATATTGCCATAAAAGAATTGGTTTACCGCCCCGGAGTTTCTCCATTTGAATTAATTACCAAAGAAACTGCCCTAAAACTCAATCAGTTTTTAGGAAATGTCAGCGCAGATATCCGCAGGAAATTCAAAAACAAAAAACTCATTCAGATTCTGGAATTTCCGGTTTTATTTCTTGGAGCAAAACCTGCTAAAACGCCATCATTTTATAATTTTATGAATTATGCCGATTTCGGCCTCGGAACCTGGCATCCAAAAACAGGAATGTTTGACGTTATACGCGGAATCGAAAAATTGGCTTTAGAACTTGGCGTTACCATCAAAACCAATTCGCCAATTGAAAAAATAATCGTTGAAGACAAAACTGCAAAAGGAATTATAATTAATGGCGAAATTATAAAAGCCGATATTATTTTAAGTGGAGCCGATTATCAACATACCGAAACTTTACTTGAAAAAGAGCATCGTACTTATTCTGATAAATATTGGGAAAGCCGAATTTTTGCTCCTTCTTCTCTCCTGTTTTTTATTGGTTTCAATAAAAAAATCGAAAACATTTCGCATCACGCTTTATTTTTTGATACCGATTTTAATCAGCACGCCGTTGATATTTATGATAATCCAAAATGGCCTGCAGAACCTTTATTCTATGCCAATTTTCCATCTAAAACAGATTTAACCGCTGCGCCGGAAGGAATGGAAACCGGTTTTTTCTTAATTCCGCTTGCACCCGGAATTGAAGATAATGAAGCACTTAGAGAAGCTTATTTCGAAAAGATAATCACTCGTTTTGAGCGACTTACACAACAAGAAATTAGAAATAACATTATATTTAAGGAATCGTTCTGTAAAAATGATTTTGTAGCAGATTACAATGCCTACAAAGGAAATGCTTACGGAATGGCCAACACATTATTGCAAACGGCTTTTTTGCGGCCAAAACTAAAGAGCAAAAAAGTTCGTAACTTATATTTTACAGGACAATTAACTGTTCCCGGCCCGGGTGTTCCGCCTGCGTTAATTTCAGGAAAACTAGCCGCTGAATTAATTCAAAAATCTTTAAGATCTTAA
- a CDS encoding deoxyribodipyrimidine photo-lyase produces MTKQKVSFFWFRRDLRLEDNTGLFHALQSDFPVIPLFIFDDDILDHLPKNDARVSFIYDSLQKINIELNTFDSSILIKKGRTTDVWKSLLEEFDIQKIFYNKDYEPFAIKRDTEISSVLKENNVESFSFKDHVIFEEKEITKADGSPYTVYTPYKNKWLEKYHLSGSAPEYDSAKFNSNFAKNQFKFPDLAEIGFERSTIKVLPHNLTQIVNYKETRDFPALDSTSYLSPHLRFGTVSIRKLVNWANRKNQTFLSELIWREFFIQILFSFPNCVNHNFKSAYDGIQWRNNEDDFKRWCSGNTGYPMVDAGMRQLNETGYMHNRVRMVVASFLCKHLLINWQWGEVYFAEKLLDFELASNVGNWQWAAGTGCDAAPYFRVFNPEIQQKKFDEKGEYIRKWIPEFDFGYAEPMVDHAFARDRAIATYKAGIVK; encoded by the coding sequence ATGACAAAACAAAAAGTTTCCTTTTTCTGGTTTAGACGTGATTTGCGTTTAGAAGACAATACCGGATTATTTCACGCACTTCAATCTGATTTTCCGGTAATTCCTTTGTTTATTTTTGATGATGATATTCTGGATCATCTTCCTAAAAACGATGCCAGAGTAAGTTTTATTTATGATTCGCTTCAAAAAATAAATATCGAATTAAATACTTTCGACTCTTCGATTTTAATCAAAAAAGGAAGAACTACAGACGTTTGGAAATCGCTTTTAGAAGAATTCGATATTCAAAAAATATTCTACAATAAAGATTACGAACCTTTTGCAATCAAACGTGATACCGAAATCAGTTCTGTATTAAAAGAAAACAATGTAGAATCTTTCTCTTTTAAAGATCACGTAATTTTCGAAGAAAAAGAAATCACAAAAGCCGACGGAAGTCCATATACTGTTTATACTCCGTACAAAAATAAATGGCTTGAAAAATATCATCTTTCAGGATCGGCTCCAGAATATGATTCTGCAAAATTCAATTCTAATTTTGCAAAAAATCAATTTAAATTTCCTGATTTGGCAGAAATTGGTTTTGAAAGAAGCACTATAAAAGTACTTCCTCACAACTTGACTCAAATTGTCAATTATAAAGAAACCCGTGATTTTCCTGCTTTAGACAGCACTTCTTACCTTTCTCCGCATTTACGTTTTGGAACGGTAAGTATTCGCAAACTCGTAAATTGGGCAAACAGAAAAAATCAGACTTTTTTAAGTGAATTGATTTGGAGAGAATTCTTTATTCAGATTCTATTTAGTTTTCCAAATTGCGTCAATCACAATTTTAAATCGGCTTACGACGGAATTCAATGGCGAAATAACGAAGATGATTTCAAACGTTGGTGTTCCGGAAACACAGGTTACCCAATGGTCGATGCCGGAATGCGCCAGCTTAACGAAACAGGTTACATGCACAATCGTGTTCGAATGGTTGTTGCTAGTTTTTTATGCAAACATTTATTGATTAACTGGCAATGGGGAGAAGTCTATTTTGCTGAAAAATTACTGGATTTTGAATTGGCGTCAAACGTAGGAAACTGGCAATGGGCTGCAGGAACTGGCTGTGATGCTGCGCCTTATTTTAGAGTTTTTAATCCTGAAATTCAGCAAAAGAAATTTGACGAAAAAGGCGAATACATTCGTAAATGGATTCCCGAATTTGATTTTGGCTATGCAGAACCAATGGTCGATCACGCTTTTGCAAGAGATCGCGCGATTGCGACTTATAAAGCGGGGATAGTTAAATAA
- a CDS encoding CotH kinase family protein — protein MINHYFSKHYKTKICFIILIFFFSINIKAQTFTDSNLPIVVINTDIDPNTNQPIEIPDDPKVLATMKIIKRPDGSRNYLTDITNSTYLNYDGRIGIELRGSTSQSLPKKPYGFTTLKANNTSNNNVSLLGMPVENDWILNSLAFDPSCIRDYISYNLSRQIGDYATRTVYCEVVVNNEYKGLYILQEKIKSNVNRVNVIKMADTDNTLPNVSGGYITKADKTTGGDPIAWTMPSYIGSVDFIHELPKPENVTTQQNDYIKSQFLNLETTSNSHNTDLASGYSSIIDVPSFIDYMLLAELASNVDSYQFSTYFHKDKEGKLRAGPIWDFNLAYGNDLFMWGYDRSKYDVWQFSNGDNEGAKFWQDLFNDTTFKCYFSKRWNELTQTGQPFNYNSLEQFIDQTVNYISEAKIRENQKWGTIPNDAVEINNLKLFLSNRIAWINSQLGSFSACSNVETPSLVITKINYNPGVSANFPTSNDLEFIEIKNTGNTTANLTGVYLKELGLSYQFPANSTLAANQTIYITSNKTTFESKYGVTAFGQFSRNLSNTSQKIVLADGFGNTIDTVEYSNANPWPNADGNGSYLQLTSTELDNALASSWAAVSDNTLSVTENPELQSAVLYPNPVKNILTIQAEKPILGYKIYDVSGHLLYQSKQDSNTLKTDWSLYPKGIYFISISNENGSSTKKIIKQ, from the coding sequence ATGATAAACCACTACTTTTCAAAACATTACAAAACCAAAATTTGCTTTATTATATTGATTTTCTTTTTTTCGATCAATATAAAAGCACAAACTTTTACAGATAGTAATTTACCAATTGTTGTTATTAATACGGATATTGATCCTAATACAAACCAGCCAATTGAAATTCCGGATGATCCGAAAGTTTTGGCAACAATGAAAATCATTAAAAGACCAGACGGAAGCCGAAATTACTTAACAGATATTACCAATAGCACTTATCTAAATTATGACGGCCGCATTGGCATTGAACTTCGAGGATCGACTTCGCAGTCACTTCCAAAAAAACCTTATGGTTTTACAACTTTAAAAGCCAACAATACCAGCAATAATAATGTAAGTTTATTGGGAATGCCTGTTGAAAATGACTGGATTTTAAATTCATTAGCTTTTGATCCGTCATGTATTCGTGATTATATATCGTATAATTTATCCCGTCAAATTGGTGATTATGCTACCAGAACAGTGTATTGCGAAGTTGTAGTTAATAATGAATACAAAGGTTTGTACATTTTACAGGAAAAAATAAAATCGAATGTAAACAGAGTAAACGTTATCAAAATGGCTGATACCGATAATACACTTCCAAATGTAAGCGGAGGATATATTACAAAAGCCGACAAAACAACCGGAGGTGATCCTATTGCCTGGACAATGCCGTCTTACATTGGTTCTGTTGATTTTATTCATGAATTACCAAAACCGGAAAACGTTACCACACAGCAAAACGATTATATAAAAAGTCAGTTTTTAAATCTTGAAACTACTTCAAACTCACACAATACAGATTTGGCATCGGGTTATTCATCTATTATTGATGTTCCTTCCTTTATAGATTATATGCTTTTGGCAGAATTGGCTTCAAATGTAGACAGTTATCAATTCAGTACTTATTTTCATAAAGACAAAGAAGGAAAACTTCGTGCAGGTCCTATCTGGGATTTTAACTTAGCTTATGGAAACGATTTATTTATGTGGGGTTATGACCGAAGTAAATACGATGTCTGGCAGTTTTCTAACGGAGATAACGAAGGAGCTAAATTTTGGCAGGATTTGTTTAATGACACTACTTTTAAATGTTATTTTTCTAAAAGATGGAACGAACTTACGCAAACAGGTCAGCCTTTTAATTATAACAGTCTGGAGCAGTTTATAGACCAAACTGTAAATTATATCAGCGAAGCAAAAATTAGAGAAAATCAAAAATGGGGAACAATTCCAAATGATGCTGTGGAAATTAACAATCTGAAATTGTTTTTATCGAATAGAATTGCATGGATAAACAGTCAGTTAGGAAGTTTCAGCGCCTGCAGCAATGTAGAAACACCATCGCTGGTAATTACAAAAATAAATTATAATCCGGGCGTTTCAGCAAATTTTCCAACCAGCAACGATCTTGAATTCATAGAAATAAAAAATACCGGAAACACAACCGCAAATCTAACCGGAGTTTATTTAAAAGAATTGGGACTTTCGTATCAATTTCCTGCCAATTCAACACTTGCGGCCAATCAAACTATTTATATTACAAGCAATAAAACTACTTTTGAATCTAAATACGGCGTAACGGCTTTTGGGCAGTTTTCACGTAATTTATCCAATACATCACAAAAAATTGTTTTAGCCGATGGATTTGGAAACACAATTGATACTGTTGAATATTCAAACGCAAATCCGTGGCCAAATGCTGATGGAAACGGAAGTTATCTGCAGCTTACCAGTACAGAATTAGACAATGCATTAGCCTCAAGCTGGGCTGCCGTTTCTGACAATACTTTATCAGTAACAGAAAATCCTGAATTGCAAAGTGCGGTTTTATATCCAAATCCGGTAAAAAATATTTTGACCATTCAGGCAGAAAAACCAATTTTAGGTTACAAAATATATGACGTTTCCGGGCATTTATTATATCAGTCTAAACAAGATTCAAATACTTTAAAAACAGATTGGAGTTTATATCCAAAAGGCATATATTTCATCTCTATTTCTAATGAAAATGGATCGAGTACTAAAAAAATCATCAAACAATAA
- a CDS encoding ion channel, which produces MSLIRKISNTLQTDKNSGFGTNAGSYGGRFVNKNGTPNIEKRGMNILRRISWYHTMIDMPNWKFMLILFTFYIVINFIFAVIYYVIGIEHLDGIAPSGSILTQFGQAYFFSAQTFTTVGYGHISPTGFLTSALSAAEALIGLLSFAIATGLFFGRFSKPTAFLKFSHHALISPYGEIKGLMLRLVPFKNTNFTDATAKVTLGMSLEENGERVNKFYNLELELDRINALSLSWTLVHPINENSPLYNFTEEDFKKTHGEILVFITTFDDMFSNTVAARTSYTFDEIIYGAKFKTMYNRSKDGSKTILHLDKLDQFDTVNFS; this is translated from the coding sequence ATGTCACTTATAAGAAAAATAAGCAATACCCTTCAAACCGATAAAAATTCAGGATTTGGAACCAATGCCGGCAGTTACGGTGGAAGATTTGTAAACAAAAACGGAACTCCGAATATTGAAAAAAGAGGAATGAATATTCTTCGCAGAATCAGCTGGTATCATACCATGATTGATATGCCCAATTGGAAATTCATGCTCATTTTGTTTACTTTTTACATTGTAATCAATTTTATATTTGCCGTAATTTATTATGTAATAGGTATTGAACATCTTGACGGAATTGCTCCTTCGGGAAGTATTTTAACACAATTTGGACAGGCTTATTTTTTTAGTGCACAAACGTTTACAACGGTTGGTTACGGACATATAAGTCCAACCGGATTTTTAACAAGCGCCTTATCGGCCGCCGAAGCCTTAATTGGTTTATTGAGTTTTGCCATTGCAACAGGTTTATTTTTTGGAAGATTTAGCAAACCAACTGCCTTTTTAAAGTTTTCACATCATGCTTTAATTTCTCCTTACGGGGAAATTAAAGGTTTGATGTTACGCCTTGTTCCTTTTAAAAATACCAATTTTACCGATGCCACAGCAAAAGTAACTTTAGGAATGAGCCTTGAAGAAAACGGCGAAAGAGTAAATAAGTTTTACAATTTAGAACTCGAGTTAGACCGTATAAATGCTCTTTCGTTGAGCTGGACATTAGTTCATCCCATAAACGAAAACAGTCCGTTATATAATTTTACCGAAGAAGATTTCAAAAAAACACATGGCGAAATTCTGGTTTTCATTACCACTTTTGATGATATGTTCAGTAATACCGTGGCCGCCAGAACTTCATACACATTTGACGAAATAATTTATGGCGCAAAATTTAAAACCATGTACAACCGAAGCAAAGATGGTTCTAAAACTATTTTACATTTAGATAAATTAGATCAGTTTGATACTGTAAATTTCTCGTAA
- a CDS encoding C1 family peptidase: MKTKFLKLAGAFCALLLIHSCQKDELPLNAKNDSNLIEEERATGYIPSTPEQLAQLRTLKTSSLTRKEAIPARYELPELPVALNQRSKGSCVPYSIAHAITLLKSESKTLVDGSPDFSIYPSGDYIYEKYKEDKNTCNDGVYFWEALDALKTEGTPSYTDMGYVNCGVLPNASQQNNAAKNRIFDYAVIRTPDGFRGTIEDMKRQIAKGNPVIIGMEIDRDFVSSSIRLWDKNNSAFYGNHAVVLTGYDDEKQAFRLLNSWGSNWGENGYIWATYSKIDEAMHGDVYVIQKDNPLTYRTTDKPFIYIGKDVSSPADNIHFPMGQPAPFIKNGEFYWNNSSVIPYFEQYINPTLVLGYHIPANNEGIDIDGDFTFEVRIRIESSKNTTYPANTAKGLQLNLWNGNYGGINKSMSCTVPMEGLNKETVFTNTLGETYRYVVDTYVHDYRVTNNSFERDRTIRFHIKDGKFFFENTSIKMPSGLNRLRDFDIKNIGTIGAITDIRVYKNGKIMAIDNFDTKTPWMQFYE; this comes from the coding sequence ATGAAAACAAAATTTTTAAAATTAGCAGGAGCATTTTGCGCATTGTTATTGATTCATTCTTGTCAGAAAGATGAACTTCCGTTAAATGCAAAAAATGACAGCAATTTAATTGAAGAAGAAAGAGCAACGGGATATATTCCTTCTACTCCTGAACAGCTGGCGCAGCTTAGAACTTTAAAAACATCTTCACTTACAAGAAAAGAGGCAATTCCTGCACGCTACGAACTACCAGAACTACCAGTCGCCCTTAACCAACGTTCAAAAGGGTCTTGCGTTCCTTATTCAATTGCCCATGCTATTACTTTATTAAAAAGTGAATCGAAAACATTAGTCGATGGAAGTCCAGACTTTAGTATTTACCCTAGTGGAGATTATATATATGAAAAGTATAAAGAAGATAAAAATACTTGTAATGATGGTGTTTATTTTTGGGAAGCATTAGATGCATTAAAAACAGAAGGAACTCCTAGCTATACTGATATGGGATACGTAAACTGTGGCGTTCTACCTAATGCTTCTCAACAAAATAATGCAGCAAAAAACAGAATATTTGACTATGCTGTAATAAGAACACCAGATGGCTTTAGAGGAACAATCGAAGATATGAAAAGACAAATTGCAAAAGGAAACCCTGTAATTATAGGAATGGAGATTGATAGAGACTTTGTTTCCAGCTCCATCCGTTTATGGGATAAAAACAATTCTGCTTTTTATGGAAATCATGCCGTTGTTTTAACTGGTTACGACGATGAAAAACAAGCCTTTAGGCTTCTTAATTCTTGGGGATCAAATTGGGGAGAAAATGGATATATCTGGGCTACATACAGCAAAATAGATGAAGCCATGCATGGCGATGTTTATGTAATACAAAAAGATAATCCATTGACATATAGAACAACCGACAAACCTTTTATTTACATAGGTAAGGATGTGAGCTCTCCAGCCGACAATATTCATTTTCCTATGGGTCAGCCGGCACCATTTATAAAAAATGGTGAATTTTATTGGAATAACAGTTCTGTAATACCTTATTTTGAGCAATATATTAATCCAACCTTAGTTTTAGGTTATCATATACCTGCTAATAATGAAGGAATTGATATAGATGGAGATTTTACTTTTGAGGTAAGAATAAGAATAGAATCCAGTAAAAACACTACTTATCCGGCTAATACCGCAAAAGGACTTCAATTAAACTTATGGAATGGTAATTATGGAGGAATTAATAAATCTATGAGCTGTACTGTTCCTATGGAAGGACTAAACAAAGAAACTGTCTTTACAAATACTTTAGGTGAAACTTATCGCTATGTAGTAGATACTTATGTGCATGATTATAGAGTCACTAATAATTCTTTCGAAAGAGACAGGACTATACGATTCCATATTAAAGACGGTAAATTCTTCTTTGAAAATACTAGTATAAAAATGCCATCAGGGCTTAATAGGTTAAGAGATTTTGATATAAAAAACATCGGTACCATAGGTGCTATTACTGATATTAGAGTGTATAAAAATGGTAAGATAATGGCAATAGATAATTTTGACACAAAGACACCATGGATGCAGTTTTATGAATAA
- a CDS encoding MerR family transcriptional regulator: MVNNIKTVFSIKDLENLSGIKAHTIRIWEKRYNILEPMRTDTNIRLYNLQNLQKLLNITLLHEYGYKISKIATYPEEKIPQLVREIISKKNSQNYAITSFKMAMMNFDQELFFNTFDWLISEKTFKEVFKEHFLPLLKELGLLWQSETITPANEHFMSHLIKQKILIYTESLQIQKPTKTDRIFVLSLPLNEIHQIGLLYLQYEILSKGYKTIYLGESMPIENLQDLTKHFENITFVSFMTIQPDRNVINQYVKSMGQKLLQKNNEIWLMGKMVEHIDKKSLPERIRIFDSMEETMETI, translated from the coding sequence ATGGTAAACAACATAAAAACTGTTTTCAGTATAAAAGATCTCGAGAATTTATCCGGAATAAAAGCACACACGATTCGTATTTGGGAAAAAAGATATAATATTCTAGAACCAATGCGTACGGATACCAACATAAGGCTTTATAATCTCCAGAATCTCCAGAAACTTTTAAACATCACATTATTACACGAATACGGTTATAAAATTTCTAAAATCGCAACCTATCCAGAAGAAAAAATTCCACAGTTAGTACGTGAAATTATATCAAAGAAAAATTCTCAAAACTATGCCATAACTTCATTTAAAATGGCCATGATGAATTTTGATCAGGAACTGTTTTTCAACACTTTTGACTGGCTTATTTCTGAAAAAACATTTAAAGAAGTTTTCAAAGAACATTTTCTTCCCCTTCTGAAAGAATTAGGATTATTATGGCAGTCAGAAACGATAACGCCGGCAAATGAACATTTTATGAGCCATTTGATTAAACAGAAAATCTTAATTTACACCGAAAGTCTTCAAATTCAGAAACCAACAAAAACAGACAGAATTTTTGTTCTTTCGCTTCCTTTAAATGAAATTCATCAAATAGGTTTGCTTTACCTTCAATATGAAATTTTATCTAAAGGCTACAAAACCATTTATTTAGGCGAAAGTATGCCAATCGAAAATCTGCAGGATTTAACCAAACATTTCGAAAATATCACTTTTGTATCTTTTATGACAATTCAGCCGGATCGTAATGTTATCAACCAGTACGTCAAGTCAATGGGACAAAAATTACTCCAAAAAAACAACGAAATTTGGCTTATGGGTAAAATGGTAGAGCATATCGATAAAAAATCTTTACCAGAAAGAATCCGCATTTTTGATTCGATGGAAGAAACAATGGAAACAATTTAA
- a CDS encoding sterol desaturase family protein, translated as MISFLIFLGVFLFMECVTWLTHKYVMHGFMWYFHADHHQPKYEHTFERNDIFFVIFAIPSILLFYFGVQGGFNYLFFIACGVTLYGACYFLIHDVLIHQRFKWFKNTKNKYLIGLRKAHKIHHKHLNKEKGECFGMLFVPLKYYKM; from the coding sequence ATGATTTCTTTTTTAATCTTTTTAGGCGTTTTTCTGTTTATGGAATGTGTTACCTGGCTTACACACAAATATGTTATGCACGGTTTCATGTGGTATTTTCACGCCGATCATCATCAGCCAAAATACGAGCATACATTTGAGCGTAACGACATTTTCTTTGTCATTTTTGCCATTCCGAGTATTCTCTTGTTTTATTTTGGTGTTCAGGGCGGATTCAATTATTTGTTTTTCATTGCCTGCGGCGTTACGCTTTATGGAGCCTGTTATTTTTTAATTCATGATGTTTTGATTCATCAGCGTTTTAAATGGTTTAAAAACACTAAAAACAAATACTTAATCGGACTCAGAAAAGCCCATAAAATTCATCATAAACACCTCAACAAAGAAAAAGGAGAATGTTTTGGAATGTTGTTTGTGCCTTTAAAATATTATAAAATGTAA